Proteins from one Plasmodium yoelii strain 17X genome assembly, chromosome: 2 genomic window:
- a CDS encoding cyclase-associated protein, putative, giving the protein MASKPSLNLKDNQWEVCNYKNEKKIKLEKVELNNSVNIYNCENTNFTIENPKFKSLQIQKCGKCNIVLNNLISSIEIIDCKKIKIQVLGKCSSISIDKCIGVEIYLSKENTESEFTTALSSEMNVHFEKNGEWKELTIPEQYQHTLCGGKLNTRVSDLYNY; this is encoded by the exons ATGGCTAGCAAACCAA GCTTAAATTTGAAAGATAATCAATGGGAAGTGTGCAATtacaaaaatgaaaaaaaaattaaattagaAAAAGTAGAACTTAACAATtctgtaaatatatataattgtgaaaatacaaattttactATTGAGAATCcaaaatttaaatcattacaAATTCAAAAATGTGGAAAATgtaatattgttttaaataacTTAATTTCTTCGATTGAGATAATAGAttgcaaaaaaattaaaattcaAGTTTTAGGAAAATGCTCATCAATATCTATAGATAAATGTATAGGAgttgaaatatatttatcaaaagAAAACACAGAATCAGAATTTACTACTGCATTATCTTCTGAAATGAATGttcattttgaaaaaaatggtgAATGGAAAGAGCTTACAATTCCAGAACAATATCAGCATACTTTATGTGGCGGTAAATTAAATACAAGGGTTTCTGAtttgtataattattaa